From the Simplicispira suum genome, the window TGGGTGGCTCGCTGATGGTGCTGAGCCACGTCATTTTTGTCGGGCACTTTTTGGCGATGGCACTGCGTTTTGGACCGCAGCGCACCGGCGCCGCCCTGTTCTGGCCGCGCAAGGCGCAGGAGTTGCTCCATGGAGAATGAAGTCAAGCTGGCGGCCGGCGCCATGGTGGCGCTGGCTGTAGCCACCGCAGCGCTGGTGATCCTGCCCTACATCCAGGTGCGCGACATCCACGCGCCCGAAGGCCTCAAGCCCTATACCAGCGCCGAGCTGCGCGGGCGCGAGGTGTATATCGCCAACGGCTGCGTCTACTGCCACACCCAGCAGCCGCGTGACCGCAACCTGGGACCAGACGCGGAACGCGGCTGGGGCCGCGCCTCGGTGCCGGGCGACTACATCTACGACAAACCGCACCTGCTGGGCAGCATGCGCACCGGGCCCGACCTGTTCAACATCGGCGCGCGCCAGCCCAGCCAGGACTGGCATCTGGGGCACTTGTACCAGCCCAGGGCCTATGTGCCGGGGTCGATCATGCCGTCCTACCCGTATATGTTCGACGTCAAGCCCGAAGCCGAAGAGGGCGACGTGGTGCTCAAGCTGCCGCCGGGCGCTGCGCCCAATGGACGAGTGGTGGTGGCCCGGCCCGAGGCGCTGGACCTGGTGCGCTACTTGCGCGGCCTGAACCACACCTACCCGGTGCTGCCACCGCAGCCGCGCGGCGAAGCGGCGCCTGCGGCGGCCCCGCCTCCGGCCGGCGCTGCGAGCAGCGCTGACGCCAAAGCGTCCTGAATTGGAAAGCACTGCCATGGAACCGATTCCCGAAAAGTCCGAAACGCATCTGGCGCAGGAGCGCGAGAACGCCGAACCCGAAGAGCGCATGCGCCCCATGCCCCTGGTCGCCGCCGCCGTGGTCCTGGTGATGGTGCTGTTTGGCGTCGTCTACCTGCTGCTGTCCGACCCGGTAGGCAATGCCCTTCTGGGCGACCGGCGCACGGTGGCCGATCTCTCGGGACCGGCTCCGGCCGAGCCCGGCGCCGCCGTCGATGGCAAGGCCTTGTTTGCCGCCCACTGCGCCGCCTGCCACCAGGCCACCGGCAAGGGCTTGCCCGGCGTGTTCCCGCCGCTCGACGGCTCGGAATGGGTGCTGGGCGACGCGCGCGTGCTCGCCAACATCTTGCTGCATGGCATCAATGGCGACATCACGGTCGCAGGCGCCAGCTACAACGGTGCCATGCCACCTTTCCACCAACTGTCCGACGCCGAGCTGGCCGGATTGGCCAGCTTCATCCGCAGCAATTGGTCCAACAAAGCCGATGCGGTGTTGCCCGCGCTGTTCGAAACCGAGCGCAAAGCCAGTCCCCGCAATACGCCATTTGAGGGCGGCGCCGCGCTCAAGGCGCTGGCGGCCGCGCCCGCCAGCTGATGCTGCGCACCGCGCTCGCTGCCGCGCTGCTGGTCTGCGCCGGCTATGCGGGCGCGAGCTGGCTCACGCACGACTTTCAGGTCTGGACCGCCGAAGGCGCGCGCCGCCTGGAGGTGGCGCTGCAGCCCGTGCCTGTGCCAGAGGTGTCCATTGAAGGGCCGGGACTTCCGGCCCAGCCCTTGGTCCCTTGGCTGAGCGGGGCCGGGCGCGTCACCGTGGTCGATTTCGTCTATACCCGCTGCGAGACCGTCTGCCTGAGCCTGGGTGGCGTATTTCAGCAAATGCAGCGCCGCTTGCAGCAGGAGCCGATGGTGCCCGGCGCGGCTGTGCGCCTGCTGTCCATCAGTTTTGACGGCAGCTACGACACCCCTGAGCGCCTTGCTGCCTACGCGCGCCAGCTGGGTGCGGACCCAGCGCTGTGGCAGTTTGCGCGGGTGCCGGACGCCAGCGAAGCGGCCGCCTTGCTGCGCCGCCTGCAGGTGGTGGTGGTGCCCGACGGCCGGGGCGACTACGAGCACAACGCGGCGCTGTTGGTGCTGGACGCGCAGGGGCGCCTGGTGCGCGTGTTTGACATCAGCGAGCAGGAGCTGGCGCTGAACTATGCGCGCCACCTGGCAAAGAGCGGCCGGACATGAGAACCAAAACGCTCACGCTCCCCATCCCCGCGCGCGCCCAGTGGGCCATGGGATGCCTGTTGGCCGCATGGCTGGCGCTGCCCTTTGTTCGCGCCGCGCTGGAGCAAAGCATGCTGCGCCACATGCTGCTGCAGGCGCCGCTGCTGCTGCTGGCCGGCGCCTGCCTGGCGGGGGCATGGGCCCGCGCCTGCGCGCGGCCGTTGCGCGCTGGAATGCCTATGGAATCACCGGCCTGCTGGCTGCGGCCGGCATTCTGAGTTTGTTGATGGTTCCGCGCGCGCTCGATCTGGCGCTGGTGGTGCCGGCCATCGAGACGCTGAAGTTTGCGTTGCTGCTGCTCGCGGGTGCGGCGCTGCGCCTGTCCTGGGCGCCGGCGGGCCTGCTGATGCAGGGCTTTTTCCTCGGAAACCTGCTGCCCATGATGGCGGTGGCCGGGCAGTTGTATGCCGATTCGCCGGTGCGCATCTGCAATGCCTACCTGCTGGACGACCAGGCCCGGCTGGGCGAGTGGCTGATTGCCCTGGCCTGTGTCGCTGCGGTAGGTTGGCTGGCCCAGGTGGCCCGCACCCTGGTGCTGCGGGAGGAGCGGGCTTTGGCAGCAGAGAGCCAGCCTGAGCTACAAAATCAATAGCTATCAGCGCTTGCAGAATAAGCGCTGGAGGCATATTTCTATAGAAATTCTGGGGTCAACGCCGCGCCAGATGAATGCCCGCCAGCATGCAGCGCACCGAGCCGCCGGCCAGTTCGATGGTCGGCACGGTCAGGGGCAGCAGCGTGGCGCTGCGCTCGATGACGGCCTTTTGCGCAGCGCTCAAGCTGGCGCAGGCGCGTTCGGACAGGGCCAGCAGCCGCTCGCCGCCCCGGCCGCTGAGTTCCAGCGCATTGCCGGCAAAGTCGCCGATCTGCTGCGCGTCCAGTTCAATGAGTTCGCGCCCGCTCTCGCGCAGGCGCTCGCGCACCGCGACCCGCCGCTGCGTATCGGCAATCAGGTAAAAGCCGCCGAGCGCAAAGTCGGTGCCTACGCACAGCATGACATTGGTGTGGTAGCAGGCCTGGCCCTGGGCGTCGGCCGTGGCGAAGGCCATGGGCTCGAAGTTGAAATGCGTGCAAAAGCGCTCCAGCGCCACCGGGTTGGCGCGGTTCGACTGGGCCGTGTAGGCGATGCGGGCGACATGGTCCAGCACCATGGCACCGGTGCCCTCCAGAAACATGCCGTCGTGCTCCAGGCCCGAATAGTCAATGACGTCCTGCACACGGTACGTCGACTTGAGGTCCTCGATGATGTCGCTGCGCCGCTCGCGCCGGCGGTTGGGCGCAAACATCGGATACAGCGCTACATGGCCCCCCGCATGGGTGGAGAACCAGTTGTTCGGGAACACGCTGTCGGGCGTGCTGCGGGCACCGTCGTCGTCAAACAGATGCACGCGCACCCCGGCGACCTCCAGCCGCGCCGCAGCGTGGCTGACTTCCGCATAGGCAAGGCGGGCCGTCTCGTCCGGCGGCTGGCGGCATGCGCGGCTCTGAAAGGCGTTGTCTGCGGCGGTTTCCGGGTTGGGGTGAAAGTGCAGCGGACGCACCATCACCACGGCAGCCGGCGCCTGAAGGGAAGCGAGGGACACGGCTCAGGCCACGCGGCGCAGGCGTGCTGCCGAGCCGATGCCGCGCGTGCGGCCGAACAGGTTTTTCGGATCGCCATCGCTCGGAACGAGCTGCACGTCGCGCCCGATGCCGCGCTCCTGCGCCAAGCGGTGCAGCACGCGCAGGGCGGCGTAGTCCTCCAGCGCAAAGCCAACGGAATCGAATACGGTGACTTCCTGCTCGGAGGTGCGGCCGGGCGCCTCTCTGGCCAGCACGCGCCAGAGTTCGGTCACCGGATGGTCGGGCGCGAGCTGCTGGATGTCGCCCTCAATGCGCGTTTGCGGTTCGTATTCCACAAAAATGCGGGCGGCGCGCAGCACATCCGGGTGCAGCTCGGTCTTGCCTGGGCAGTCGCCACCCACGGCGTTGAGGTGCATGCCCGGCTCGATCATGTCGGGCGTGAGGATGGTGGCGCGGGCCTTGTCGGCGGTGATGGTGGTCACCACGTCGGCACCGCGCACGGCGTCCTGCACCGAAGCCGCGCGCACGACGGTGAGGCCCGGCCAGTCGGCCAGGTTGCGCTGGAGCTTGTCGGTGGCGGCGGCATCGACGTCGAAGGCGCGCACTTCGTCAATGCCCAGCAGGGCGTGAAAAGCGAGGGCTTGAAACTCGCTTTGCGCGCCGTTGCCGATCAAGGCCATGCAGCGGCCATTGCGCCGGGCCAGGGCGCGCGCCGCCATCGCCGATGTGGCGGCGGTGCGCAGCGCCGTGGTGAGCGTCAGCTCGGACAGCAGCAGCGGATAGCCGGTTTCCACCTCGGCCAGCACGCCAAAAGCCATGACCGTGGGCAGGCCCCGGGCCGGGTTGTCGGGGTGGCCGTTGACGTATTTGAAGGCGTAGTGCGTGGCACCGGCCACGGGCATCAGTTCGATCACGCCGCGTTCGCTGTGGCAGGCGCTGCGGGCCGATTTGTCAAATTCGGGCCAACGCAGAAAGTCGGCCTCAATGGCCTGTGCAAACTGGCCGATGAGTGCTGCGGGGCCCATGGCTTGCACCAGTTGCGATAGGGCGGGAAGGTCGATAAGGCGGGTCATTTTTTTGTCTCCATAAGCTGTCCATTCATTGTCTTTTGCTGGCCCAGCCAACGAATAGCGACAAAAGCGTGCAAATCGGCAGACTCTCAGGCCGCTTTGCCAGCAATAATTGGCGTTATGAGCAAAATTGACGATACCGATCGCCAACTGTTGGGCCTGCTGCGCGACAACGCCCGTACGCCGTTGGCCAC encodes:
- a CDS encoding cbb3-type cytochrome c oxidase subunit II, which produces MENEVKLAAGAMVALAVATAALVILPYIQVRDIHAPEGLKPYTSAELRGREVYIANGCVYCHTQQPRDRNLGPDAERGWGRASVPGDYIYDKPHLLGSMRTGPDLFNIGARQPSQDWHLGHLYQPRAYVPGSIMPSYPYMFDVKPEAEEGDVVLKLPPGAAPNGRVVVARPEALDLVRYLRGLNHTYPVLPPQPRGEAAPAAAPPPAGAASSADAKAS
- a CDS encoding c-type cytochrome — encoded protein: MEPIPEKSETHLAQERENAEPEERMRPMPLVAAAVVLVMVLFGVVYLLLSDPVGNALLGDRRTVADLSGPAPAEPGAAVDGKALFAAHCAACHQATGKGLPGVFPPLDGSEWVLGDARVLANILLHGINGDITVAGASYNGAMPPFHQLSDAELAGLASFIRSNWSNKADAVLPALFETERKASPRNTPFEGGAALKALAAAPAS
- a CDS encoding SCO family protein; translated protein: MLRTALAAALLVCAGYAGASWLTHDFQVWTAEGARRLEVALQPVPVPEVSIEGPGLPAQPLVPWLSGAGRVTVVDFVYTRCETVCLSLGGVFQQMQRRLQQEPMVPGAAVRLLSISFDGSYDTPERLAAYARQLGADPALWQFARVPDASEAAALLRRLQVVVVPDGRGDYEHNAALLVLDAQGRLVRVFDISEQELALNYARHLAKSGRT
- the ctlX gene encoding citrulline utilization hydrolase CtlX; the encoded protein is MVRPLHFHPNPETAADNAFQSRACRQPPDETARLAYAEVSHAAARLEVAGVRVHLFDDDGARSTPDSVFPNNWFSTHAGGHVALYPMFAPNRRRERRSDIIEDLKSTYRVQDVIDYSGLEHDGMFLEGTGAMVLDHVARIAYTAQSNRANPVALERFCTHFNFEPMAFATADAQGQACYHTNVMLCVGTDFALGGFYLIADTQRRVAVRERLRESGRELIELDAQQIGDFAGNALELSGRGGERLLALSERACASLSAAQKAVIERSATLLPLTVPTIELAGGSVRCMLAGIHLARR
- a CDS encoding ornithine cyclodeaminase — protein: MTRLIDLPALSQLVQAMGPAALIGQFAQAIEADFLRWPEFDKSARSACHSERGVIELMPVAGATHYAFKYVNGHPDNPARGLPTVMAFGVLAEVETGYPLLLSELTLTTALRTAATSAMAARALARRNGRCMALIGNGAQSEFQALAFHALLGIDEVRAFDVDAAATDKLQRNLADWPGLTVVRAASVQDAVRGADVVTTITADKARATILTPDMIEPGMHLNAVGGDCPGKTELHPDVLRAARIFVEYEPQTRIEGDIQQLAPDHPVTELWRVLAREAPGRTSEQEVTVFDSVGFALEDYAALRVLHRLAQERGIGRDVQLVPSDGDPKNLFGRTRGIGSAARLRRVA